From one Burkholderia pyrrocinia genomic stretch:
- a CDS encoding sensor histidine kinase — protein MKTNKTNAILKSKHLIPAIIFLFFIWIIFIVYIIRFQSVYDIVGPTENPYWGIAQFRIASDEFRNSLLKYKISEQNNLDKVRFDYEILVSKFFVISQRSETTKSAYQQPLYSRTVDDLRRSFLKMDVLMDELPNGGERIANAMIEESTVFVTAYDQFVGAVGFSEVRRRDAHLAETLRNRSILLYSNIGVSLLFFIAILTFLRSARYFEKTLQTARQVAHTKQVFLASINHELRNPLQTIVSATENISHYATNRELMCAVTNIDQAVRHIETHMRDLTDYLRLRTHKINLRVCSVDLKEITSEVIRRFKPKASEKGIRLQANFDGPTTRFRSDGQRVQQILDNLVENSIKYSSGGVVQIRCSIFPDFLGNGVKVQVIDEGIGIEKNKIEFLFSPFYQSPLNENSPVSGYGMGLAVVRGLVEVLGGSIAVESDVGKGAVFTVKLPYETRLIKHASSLPRPDSELIMPADQEW, from the coding sequence ATGAAAACCAATAAAACAAACGCAATCCTCAAGTCCAAGCATTTGATACCGGCAATTATATTTTTATTCTTTATTTGGATAATTTTCATTGTTTATATCATACGGTTTCAATCCGTTTACGACATCGTTGGCCCCACAGAGAATCCTTATTGGGGAATCGCGCAATTTCGAATTGCCTCAGATGAATTTCGAAACTCGTTACTCAAATACAAAATAAGCGAGCAAAATAATCTTGACAAGGTGCGATTCGACTACGAAATCCTGGTTTCCAAATTTTTTGTGATTTCACAGCGTTCTGAAACAACCAAATCGGCCTACCAACAGCCCCTATACTCGAGGACGGTCGACGATCTCCGACGATCGTTCTTGAAGATGGACGTATTGATGGACGAACTCCCCAATGGGGGCGAAAGGATAGCGAACGCCATGATCGAGGAATCTACGGTGTTCGTCACCGCGTACGACCAATTTGTCGGTGCTGTCGGGTTTTCCGAAGTCAGGCGGCGCGATGCTCACCTTGCCGAGACATTGCGAAATCGAAGCATCTTGCTCTATAGCAATATCGGTGTTTCGCTATTGTTTTTTATTGCGATTCTCACGTTTTTGCGCTCGGCTCGATATTTCGAAAAGACGCTCCAAACCGCGCGGCAAGTAGCGCATACGAAGCAAGTGTTTCTCGCATCAATTAATCATGAGTTGCGTAATCCACTGCAAACAATCGTGTCTGCAACAGAAAACATTTCGCACTACGCCACCAACCGGGAACTCATGTGTGCAGTCACAAATATCGACCAAGCGGTAAGGCATATCGAAACCCATATGCGGGATCTAACTGATTATCTTCGACTGAGAACACACAAGATCAACCTTCGTGTTTGCTCCGTTGATCTCAAGGAGATTACTAGTGAAGTTATTCGTCGCTTCAAACCGAAAGCGAGTGAAAAGGGGATCCGTCTACAAGCGAATTTTGATGGACCAACAACAAGGTTCCGGTCGGATGGGCAGCGCGTCCAGCAGATCTTGGACAATCTCGTTGAAAATTCGATCAAATACTCGTCGGGTGGTGTAGTTCAGATTCGATGCTCTATTTTTCCTGATTTCCTCGGCAACGGCGTAAAGGTCCAAGTCATCGATGAAGGAATCGGAATAGAAAAAAACAAGATTGAGTTTCTGTTTTCGCCATTTTACCAAAGTCCGCTCAACGAGAACTCGCCGGTCAGCGGGTATGGTATGGGACTCGCCGTAGTGCGCGGCCTAGTTGAAGTCTTGGGAGGTAGTATCGCCGTGGAAAGCGATGTCGGAAAGGGGGCGGTTTTCACGGTCAAACTTCCGTACGAGACGCGTCTTATAAAACACGCTTCATCTCTGCCTCGCCCCGATTCCGAATTAATAATGCCAGCCGATCAGGAATGGTGA
- a CDS encoding FkbM family methyltransferase, which translates to MKIANVLVSTNHGPLIVNRNDENHNQEYGTYGVGWNLLETGNFYQSDIELLKAVLRIKKTENAGRRPTIAVDCGSNIGVHTIEFARMLDGVGNVVSIEAQRPIYYALCGNIAINNCFNVDARNVAIGDSNGSLRIPFIDYHRKSSFGSLELIQGDGNENIGQSVDYDSGYEIPLISLDSLNLKCIDLIKIDVEGMEDAVIRGAIETLKSTRPVMFIEKIKSNSDKMLRTLANLEYCLHDLGPNVLAIASDDSAALEIRELVDHHS; encoded by the coding sequence ATGAAAATTGCAAATGTACTGGTATCGACTAATCATGGTCCACTCATCGTTAACAGGAATGACGAAAATCATAATCAAGAATACGGAACATATGGCGTTGGCTGGAATCTTCTGGAGACTGGTAATTTTTACCAGAGTGACATCGAATTACTCAAAGCAGTCTTGCGAATAAAGAAAACGGAAAATGCAGGCAGGAGACCGACTATTGCGGTTGACTGTGGTTCCAATATCGGTGTGCATACTATCGAATTCGCTAGAATGCTCGACGGAGTGGGTAATGTAGTCTCAATCGAGGCGCAACGGCCCATTTATTATGCGCTGTGTGGAAATATCGCCATCAACAATTGCTTTAATGTCGATGCTCGGAACGTCGCCATTGGTGATTCAAATGGTTCTTTGCGCATTCCGTTCATAGATTATCATCGGAAATCGAGTTTTGGTAGTTTAGAATTGATTCAGGGTGATGGAAATGAAAACATTGGTCAAAGTGTCGATTATGACTCCGGGTATGAAATTCCTTTAATTTCGCTCGACTCGTTGAACCTCAAGTGCATTGATTTGATAAAGATCGACGTAGAGGGTATGGAAGATGCGGTGATCCGTGGCGCAATCGAGACGCTGAAATCGACGCGCCCTGTAATGTTTATTGAGAAAATAAAATCGAACTCAGATAAAATGTTACGGACATTGGCTAACTTGGAATATTGTTTGCATGATCTTGGTCCCAACGTCTTAGCCATAGCAAGTGACGACTCTGCTGCTCTCGAAATCCGTGAATTGGTAGATCACCATTCCTGA
- a CDS encoding helix-turn-helix domain-containing protein → MIPDSRPLDEIQPDFDAPLIAERVRSLFERNGIPRRRHAATISEYLHLSPSQAHRKIKGESPWTLVQIREIASAFDVSPGDLFQDVSDTDKLNCFGQNSIFVIGNDELPCIARIGSQTIAGDPSSAFVAIRTDNQWHIHRAEHAPAGMHYRVEKIEIDGRRPALDAPAVAILDDNSDAADELARSLRKRGFSTVPFYSIDALLASVENICFSGFILDWLIGHETARRCIEVIRDRHNIRSPIIILTAYMGHAEHMNTIAEMMTTYRIIGPYEKPARAPVIAAALEPFCNR, encoded by the coding sequence ATGATTCCAGATTCAAGGCCTTTAGATGAGATTCAGCCTGATTTCGATGCGCCTCTGATTGCCGAGCGTGTGCGAAGTCTCTTCGAAAGAAACGGCATCCCGAGGCGTCGCCACGCGGCGACGATCAGCGAGTATCTACATCTGAGCCCTTCGCAGGCGCATCGGAAAATCAAAGGCGAAAGCCCGTGGACACTCGTCCAGATACGCGAGATTGCATCGGCATTTGACGTTTCACCCGGCGATCTATTTCAAGATGTCAGCGACACCGACAAATTGAATTGTTTCGGTCAGAATTCCATTTTTGTTATCGGCAATGACGAATTACCGTGCATCGCCCGGATTGGTTCACAGACTATTGCGGGGGATCCTTCGTCTGCATTCGTGGCGATACGAACAGACAATCAGTGGCATATACATCGCGCCGAACATGCACCGGCTGGCATGCACTACCGGGTCGAGAAGATCGAGATCGACGGACGGCGCCCTGCGCTAGACGCCCCGGCGGTCGCAATCCTCGATGACAACTCAGACGCAGCAGACGAACTCGCCCGCTCATTGCGCAAGCGAGGCTTTTCAACAGTGCCGTTCTACTCGATCGATGCGCTTCTTGCCTCAGTAGAGAATATTTGCTTTAGTGGGTTCATCCTCGACTGGCTAATAGGACACGAAACCGCGAGACGGTGCATAGAAGTGATCCGAGACAGGCACAACATTCGTTCCCCGATCATTATCCTGACTGCATACATGGGACATGCCGAACATATGAATACAATTGCCGAAATGATGACGACCTATCGAATCATTGGTCCCTATGAGAAACCTGCACGCGCTCCCGTTATCGCCGCTGCGCTCGAGCCATTTTGCAACCGATAA